The Leclercia sp. S52 genome has a segment encoding these proteins:
- a CDS encoding DUF6201 family protein: MDAASGKGQDHTLMRKIITYIFIKIIPLIVFCGAIFSPTTLFYGEDNQIFKKTSPDKIYLLVVYKAKPFTLYSFYKMLIGEDYFFAIYDRCGNIIFKPSIFYGADKSVIYGGFKFSLHEKNKLFYPTNNGIESIKLKNSLAICRIPKP; encoded by the coding sequence ATGGATGCAGCCAGCGGAAAAGGACAAGATCATACCCTTATGAGAAAAATAATAACATATATTTTTATAAAAATAATACCTCTTATTGTTTTTTGTGGGGCTATTTTTTCTCCTACAACACTATTCTATGGGGAAGATAATCAAATATTTAAAAAGACGAGCCCAGATAAAATTTATCTTTTAGTTGTATACAAAGCAAAGCCTTTCACACTATATTCTTTCTATAAAATGCTAATTGGTGAAGACTACTTTTTTGCCATTTATGACCGCTGCGGAAATATTATTTTTAAGCCATCCATTTTTTATGGTGCCGATAAGTCAGTTATTTATGGAGGGTTCAAGTTTTCATTGCACGAAAAGAATAAGTTATTTTACCCAACGAATAATGGCATCGAGTCCATAAAATTAAAAAATTCATTGGCTATTTGTCGAATACCCAAACCCTGA
- a CDS encoding MFS transporter, with product MNTTACTHKDNPNFWIFGSFFFLYFFIMATCFPFLPIWLSDIIGLNKTHTGIVFSCISLFAISFQPVLGIVSDKLGLKKHLLWIIAVLLFLFAPFFLYVFAPLLKTNIWLGALSGGVYIGFVFSAGSGAIEAYIERVSRNSFFEYGKARMFGCLGWGLCASTGGILFGIDPSYVFWMGSAAALVLMVLLVVAKPKPNQTAQVMNALGANQPQITARTVINLFRQRKMWMFILYVIGVACVYDVFDQQFATFFKTFFATPEEGTRAFGFATTAGEICNAIIMFCSPWIINRIGAKNTLLIAGVIMATRIIGSSFATTAVEVVALKMLHALEVRFLLVGAFKYITGVFDTRLSATIYLIGFNFAKQLAAIFLSAFAGNMYDRIGFQETYLMLGCFVLAVTVLSAFTLSSRHEITTSGNTVEAR from the coding sequence ATGAACACGACTGCCTGTACCCACAAAGACAACCCGAACTTCTGGATCTTCGGGTCGTTCTTCTTTCTCTACTTCTTCATTATGGCCACCTGCTTTCCGTTCCTGCCAATCTGGCTGTCGGATATCATCGGGCTGAATAAAACCCATACCGGGATCGTCTTCTCCTGTATCTCGCTGTTTGCCATCTCGTTCCAGCCGGTGCTGGGGATAGTGTCGGACAAGCTGGGGCTGAAGAAACACCTGCTGTGGATCATCGCGGTCCTGCTGTTTCTCTTCGCGCCCTTTTTCCTCTACGTCTTCGCCCCGCTGCTAAAGACCAACATCTGGCTCGGGGCGCTGAGCGGCGGGGTCTATATCGGCTTCGTCTTCTCGGCGGGCTCGGGCGCGATTGAGGCCTATATTGAGCGCGTGAGCCGCAACAGCTTCTTTGAGTACGGCAAGGCGCGCATGTTTGGCTGTCTCGGCTGGGGGCTGTGCGCCTCGACGGGCGGCATCCTGTTCGGGATTGATCCCTCGTATGTGTTCTGGATGGGTTCCGCGGCGGCGCTGGTGCTGATGGTGTTGCTGGTGGTCGCCAAACCGAAACCTAACCAGACCGCCCAGGTGATGAACGCCCTCGGCGCTAACCAGCCGCAGATCACCGCCAGAACCGTCATTAACCTGTTCCGTCAGCGCAAAATGTGGATGTTCATCCTGTACGTGATTGGCGTGGCCTGCGTGTACGACGTCTTCGATCAGCAGTTCGCCACCTTCTTTAAAACCTTCTTTGCCACGCCGGAGGAGGGCACACGGGCGTTTGGTTTTGCGACCACCGCCGGGGAGATCTGCAACGCCATCATCATGTTCTGCTCGCCGTGGATCATTAACCGCATTGGCGCGAAAAATACGCTGCTGATTGCCGGGGTGATTATGGCGACGCGCATCATTGGTTCGTCATTTGCGACCACCGCCGTGGAAGTCGTGGCCCTCAAGATGCTGCACGCCCTGGAAGTGCGGTTCCTGCTGGTGGGCGCGTTCAAGTACATTACCGGCGTGTTCGATACCCGGCTGTCCGCGACCATCTATCTGATTGGCTTCAACTTTGCCAAACAGCTGGCGGCGATTTTCCTCTCCGCCTTTGCCGGGAATATGTATGACCGGATCGGCTTCCAGGAGACCTACCTGATGCTGGGCTGCTTTGTGCTGGCGGTGACGGTGCTGTCGGCGTTTACGTTGAGCAGCAGGCATGAAATTACAACAAGCGGGAATACGGTAGAGGCGCGTTAA
- a CDS encoding XRE family transcriptional regulator, whose translation MTQPISVIAKSLVRERMRTGLSLAEIARRAGIAKSTLSQLESGNGNPSLETLWSLCVALDIPFARLLEPQQPITQVLRLGEGTKVIAEQANYEAILLATCPPGARRDIYILMAQPGADRISHPHPPGSVEHIIVIKGRALVGLTGAPEELGVGDYICYPADQPHIFKAFEPDTYALMVAEQN comes from the coding sequence ATGACGCAGCCAATCAGCGTAATTGCCAAAAGTCTGGTGCGGGAGCGCATGAGGACCGGGCTTTCACTGGCGGAAATTGCTCGCCGGGCCGGGATCGCCAAATCCACACTCTCCCAGCTGGAGTCCGGCAACGGCAACCCCAGCCTCGAAACCCTGTGGTCGCTCTGCGTGGCGCTGGATATTCCCTTTGCCCGTTTGCTCGAACCACAGCAGCCCATCACCCAGGTGCTTCGCCTTGGGGAAGGGACAAAAGTCATTGCTGAACAGGCTAACTATGAGGCCATTTTACTGGCGACCTGTCCGCCAGGCGCGCGACGCGATATCTATATCCTGATGGCGCAGCCCGGTGCCGACCGTATTTCCCATCCGCATCCGCCGGGGTCGGTTGAACATATTATCGTCATAAAGGGACGGGCGCTGGTTGGCCTCACCGGAGCACCGGAAGAGCTCGGGGTTGGGGACTATATTTGCTATCCTGCCGACCAGCCGCACATCTTCAAAGCCTTTGAGCCCGATACCTATGCGCTCATGGTGGCGGAACAGAACTGA
- a CDS encoding AzlC family ABC transporter permease, with product MKHAFSCLKGDTIKAIILVCLAVGVVGMSYGSLAMAYGFPLWVPFVLSISVLAGASEFMFIGIVASGGNPLAAAAAGLLVNARHVPFGVTVRELVGKRGASFLGCHIMNDESVVFGLSQKTPEQRKAAYWLCGLGVAIIWPLGTLLGAMVGKLLPDPETIGLDAVFPAILLALVVPAFKNRTTLIRACSGAALSLAAVPFAPVGLPVLLSLLGLATRKK from the coding sequence ATGAAACACGCTTTCTCTTGTCTCAAAGGCGACACCATCAAGGCGATTATCCTCGTGTGTCTGGCGGTGGGCGTCGTGGGGATGTCCTACGGCTCGCTGGCGATGGCGTATGGCTTCCCGCTGTGGGTGCCGTTTGTGCTCTCGATTTCGGTTCTGGCGGGCGCCTCGGAATTTATGTTTATCGGCATCGTCGCCAGCGGGGGCAATCCCCTTGCCGCAGCAGCGGCCGGGCTGCTGGTCAACGCCCGCCATGTCCCCTTTGGCGTAACGGTGCGCGAGCTGGTGGGTAAACGCGGCGCCAGCTTCCTCGGCTGTCACATTATGAATGACGAAAGCGTGGTGTTTGGCCTGTCGCAAAAAACGCCGGAGCAGCGCAAAGCCGCCTACTGGCTCTGCGGCCTGGGGGTGGCGATTATCTGGCCGCTGGGCACCCTGCTGGGGGCGATGGTCGGCAAACTGCTGCCCGACCCGGAAACCATCGGGCTGGACGCGGTGTTCCCGGCCATTTTACTGGCGTTGGTCGTGCCCGCCTTTAAGAACCGCACTACGCTTATCCGCGCCTGCAGCGGTGCGGCGCTGTCGCTGGCCGCCGTGCCCTTTGCGCCGGTCGGCCTGCCGGTGTTACTCTCCCTGCTTGGCCTGGCGACGAGGAAGAAATAA
- a CDS encoding AzlD domain-containing protein, producing MENMTVFILGIALLSAGTYLMRLGGAKLGSRLALSERSQALLSDAATVLLFSVALATTFYEGEHFAGMARVLGVAFAVFLAWRKVPLIFVIVAAAVVTALLRLEGIN from the coding sequence ATGGAAAACATGACCGTCTTTATTCTCGGTATCGCCCTGCTGTCGGCGGGTACCTACCTGATGCGTCTCGGCGGCGCGAAGCTGGGCAGCCGGTTAGCGCTGTCTGAACGCTCCCAGGCGCTGCTGTCGGATGCGGCAACGGTGCTGCTGTTTTCAGTGGCGCTGGCGACCACCTTCTATGAAGGGGAGCATTTTGCCGGAATGGCGCGGGTGCTGGGCGTGGCCTTTGCGGTATTCCTCGCGTGGCGCAAGGTACCGTTGATTTTCGTGATCGTCGCGGCGGCCGTGGTGACGGCATTATTACGCCTGGAAGGCATAAACTAA
- a CDS encoding YdgH/BhsA/McbA-like domain containing protein, translating into MKSIKNFVAVIALATSFGSFAAQSVTASASTIDGAEAKIAAQAQQAGASSYTITQAFSGNRVHMTAELNK; encoded by the coding sequence ATGAAAAGCATCAAAAATTTTGTCGCAGTAATCGCTCTGGCTACTTCTTTCGGTTCTTTCGCTGCGCAGTCCGTCACCGCATCCGCCAGCACCATTGATGGCGCAGAAGCTAAAATCGCGGCTCAGGCTCAGCAGGCTGGCGCGTCCTCTTACACCATTACTCAGGCTTTCTCCGGTAACCGTGTACACATGACCGCTGAACTGAATAAATAA
- the fdnG gene encoding formate dehydrogenase-N subunit alpha, protein MQVSRRQFFKICAGGMAGTTAAALGFAPGVALAETRQYKLLRTRETRNTCTYCSVGCGLLMYSLGDGAKNAKASIFHIEGDPDHPVNRGALCPKGAGLVDFIHSESRLKFPEYRAPGSDKWQQIGWDEAFDRIAKLMKEDRDANFMAQNAEGTTVNRWLSTGMLCASASSNETGYLTQKFTRALGMLAVDNQARVUHGPTVASLAPTFGRGAMTNHWVDIKNANLIVVMGGNAAEAHPVGFRWAMEAKIHNGAKLIVIDPRFTRTASVADFYTPIRSGTDITFLSGVLLYLMTNEKYNREYTEAYTNASLIVREDYHFEDGLFSGYDAEKRKYDKTSWNYELDEKGFAKRDTTLQHPRCVWNLLKEHVSRYTPDVVENICGTPKADFLKVCEMIAETSVHDKTASFLYALGWTQHSIGAQNIRTMAMVQLLLGNMGMAGGGVNALRGHSNIQGLTDLGLLSQSLTGYMNLPSEKQTDLQTYLTASTPKPLLEGQVNYWGNYPKFFVSMMKAFYGDKATAENSWGFDWLPKWDKGYDVLQYFEMMNQGQVNGYLCQGFNPVASFPNKNKVVASLSKLKFLVTIDPLNTETSTFWQNHGESNDVDPSTIQTEVFRLPSTCFAEENGSIVNSGRWLQWHWKGADAPGIAMNDGEILAGIFLRLRKMYAAEGGANPEPVLNMTWNYSTPENPSPEEVAMESNGKALADVIDPATGAVLAKKGDQLSTFAHLRDDGTTSSGCWIFAGSWTPKGNQMANRDNADPSGLGNTLGWAWSWPLNRRILYNRASADPQGNPWDPKRQLLKWDGAKWGGVDIPDYSTAPPGSDVGPFIMQPEGMGRLFAIDKMAEGPFPEHYEPFETPLGTNPLHPNVVSNPAARIFKGDFEALGKKDKFPYVGTTYRLTEHFHYWTKHALLNAIAQPEQFVEIGEKLANKLGIAHGDTVKVSSNRGYIKAKAVVTKRIRTLKVHGQDVDTIGIPIHWGYEGVAKKGFIANTLTPFVGDANTQTPEFKAFLVNVEKV, encoded by the coding sequence ATGCAGGTCAGCAGAAGGCAGTTCTTTAAGATCTGCGCTGGCGGTATGGCAGGCACCACGGCGGCGGCACTGGGCTTTGCGCCCGGCGTAGCGCTGGCGGAAACACGGCAGTACAAACTGCTGCGCACCCGCGAAACCCGTAACACCTGTACGTACTGCTCTGTCGGCTGTGGGCTGTTGATGTATAGCCTCGGTGACGGTGCAAAAAACGCCAAAGCATCTATTTTCCATATCGAAGGGGACCCGGATCATCCGGTCAACCGCGGTGCGCTCTGCCCGAAAGGGGCAGGTCTGGTGGACTTCATCCACTCAGAAAGCCGCCTGAAATTCCCGGAATATCGCGCGCCAGGCTCCGACAAATGGCAGCAAATTGGCTGGGACGAAGCGTTCGATCGCATCGCTAAGCTGATGAAAGAAGACCGCGATGCCAACTTCATGGCGCAGAACGCTGAAGGCACCACCGTCAACCGCTGGCTCTCCACCGGCATGCTGTGTGCGTCTGCCTCCAGTAACGAAACCGGCTATTTAACCCAGAAATTCACGCGCGCACTCGGCATGCTCGCGGTCGACAACCAAGCGCGTGTCTGACACGGACCAACGGTAGCAAGTCTTGCTCCAACATTTGGTCGCGGTGCGATGACCAACCACTGGGTCGACATCAAGAACGCCAACCTTATCGTGGTGATGGGCGGTAACGCCGCTGAAGCGCACCCTGTCGGGTTCCGCTGGGCGATGGAAGCCAAAATCCACAACGGTGCGAAACTGATTGTGATCGATCCCCGCTTTACGCGTACAGCGTCAGTGGCGGATTTCTACACCCCTATTCGTTCAGGTACTGACATCACTTTCCTGTCAGGCGTACTGCTGTACCTGATGACTAACGAAAAATATAACCGCGAGTACACCGAAGCCTATACCAACGCCAGCCTGATCGTGCGTGAGGATTACCACTTCGAAGATGGCCTGTTCAGCGGTTACGACGCCGAAAAACGCAAATACGACAAAACCAGCTGGAACTACGAGCTGGATGAGAAAGGCTTTGCGAAGCGCGACACCACTCTGCAACACCCGCGCTGCGTGTGGAACCTGCTGAAAGAGCACGTTTCCCGCTATACGCCGGACGTGGTGGAAAACATCTGCGGGACGCCGAAAGCGGACTTCCTGAAGGTGTGTGAGATGATCGCTGAAACCAGCGTTCACGATAAAACCGCCTCGTTCCTGTATGCACTCGGCTGGACACAGCACTCCATCGGCGCGCAGAACATCCGTACCATGGCGATGGTGCAGCTGCTGCTCGGCAACATGGGGATGGCTGGCGGCGGCGTCAACGCCCTGCGCGGTCACTCCAACATTCAGGGTCTGACCGACCTTGGCCTGCTGTCGCAAAGCCTGACGGGTTATATGAACCTGCCAAGCGAAAAGCAGACCGATCTGCAAACCTACCTGACGGCCAGCACGCCAAAACCGCTGCTCGAAGGCCAGGTGAACTACTGGGGCAACTATCCGAAGTTCTTCGTCTCGATGATGAAGGCCTTCTATGGCGATAAAGCGACGGCGGAAAACAGCTGGGGCTTTGACTGGCTGCCGAAGTGGGACAAGGGCTACGACGTTCTGCAGTACTTCGAGATGATGAACCAGGGCCAGGTCAACGGCTATCTGTGCCAGGGCTTTAACCCGGTAGCGTCGTTCCCGAACAAGAACAAGGTTGTGGCGTCTCTGTCGAAGCTGAAGTTCCTGGTGACGATTGACCCGCTCAATACCGAGACCTCGACCTTCTGGCAGAACCACGGTGAGTCGAACGACGTCGATCCGTCGACGATTCAGACCGAAGTGTTCCGTCTGCCGTCCACCTGCTTCGCGGAAGAGAACGGCTCTATCGTCAACTCCGGCCGCTGGCTGCAGTGGCACTGGAAAGGCGCGGACGCCCCGGGCATCGCCATGAACGACGGTGAGATCCTGGCCGGTATCTTCTTACGCCTGCGTAAGATGTACGCGGCTGAAGGCGGCGCGAATCCGGAGCCGGTGCTGAACATGACCTGGAACTACTCGACGCCGGAGAACCCATCCCCGGAAGAAGTGGCGATGGAGAGCAACGGTAAGGCGCTGGCGGATGTTATCGACCCGGCTACCGGTGCGGTTCTGGCAAAGAAAGGCGATCAGCTCAGCACCTTCGCGCACCTGCGTGATGACGGTACCACCTCCAGCGGCTGCTGGATCTTTGCCGGTAGCTGGACGCCGAAAGGCAACCAGATGGCCAACCGCGATAACGCCGACCCTTCGGGCCTCGGCAATACGCTGGGCTGGGCATGGTCATGGCCGCTGAACCGCCGCATCCTCTATAACCGTGCCTCCGCAGACCCGCAGGGCAACCCGTGGGATCCGAAGCGTCAGCTGCTGAAATGGGACGGCGCGAAATGGGGCGGCGTGGATATTCCGGACTACAGCACCGCGCCTCCGGGCAGCGATGTCGGGCCGTTTATCATGCAGCCTGAAGGGATGGGACGTCTGTTCGCGATCGATAAGATGGCGGAAGGACCGTTCCCGGAACACTACGAGCCGTTTGAGACGCCGCTGGGTACCAACCCGCTGCACCCGAACGTGGTCTCTAACCCGGCAGCCCGTATCTTTAAGGGTGATTTCGAAGCGCTGGGCAAAAAAGACAAGTTCCCGTACGTGGGTACCACTTACCGTCTGACCGAGCACTTCCACTACTGGACCAAGCACGCGCTGCTTAACGCCATCGCGCAGCCGGAACAGTTTGTGGAGATCGGCGAGAAGCTGGCGAACAAGCTCGGCATCGCCCACGGCGATACCGTCAAGGTCTCCTCCAACCGCGGCTATATCAAGGCCAAAGCGGTGGTGACCAAGCGTATTCGCACGCTGAAGGTTCACGGTCAGGATGTGGATACCATCGGTATTCCGATTCACTGGGGTTATGAGGGCGTGGCGAAGAAAGGGTTTATTGCTAACACCCTGACGCCGTTCGTCGGTGATGCGAATACGCAGACGCCGGAGTTTAAGGCCTTCCTCGTGAACGTGGAAAAGGTGTAA
- the fdxH gene encoding formate dehydrogenase subunit beta has translation MAYQSQDIIRRSATNSFTPAPQARDHQQEVAKLIDVTTCIGCKACQVACSEWNDIRDEVGHNVGVYDNPADLTAKSWTVMRFSEVEQNDKLEWLIRKDGCMHCADPGCLKACPSEGAIIQYANGIVDFQSEQCIGCGYCIAGCPFDVPRLNPEDNRVYKCTLCVDRVNVGQEPACVKTCPTGAIHFGSKEDMKTLAGERVSELKTRGYDNAGLYDPAGVGGTHVMYVLHHADKPNLYHGLPENPEISATVKFWKGIWKPLAAVGFAATFAASIFHYVGVGPNRAEEEDDNLHEEKDEVRK, from the coding sequence ATGGCTTATCAATCGCAAGACATTATCCGTCGTTCCGCGACTAACAGTTTCACCCCCGCGCCACAGGCGCGGGACCACCAGCAGGAAGTGGCGAAGCTTATCGACGTGACCACCTGTATCGGCTGTAAAGCCTGTCAGGTGGCCTGTTCGGAGTGGAACGACATCCGTGATGAAGTGGGTCACAACGTCGGGGTGTACGACAACCCCGCCGATCTGACCGCCAAATCCTGGACGGTGATGCGCTTCTCGGAAGTGGAGCAAAACGACAAACTGGAGTGGCTGATCCGCAAAGATGGCTGTATGCACTGCGCGGATCCGGGCTGCCTGAAGGCCTGCCCGTCTGAAGGGGCGATCATTCAGTATGCCAACGGTATCGTCGACTTCCAGTCTGAACAGTGCATCGGCTGCGGCTACTGCATCGCGGGCTGTCCGTTCGACGTGCCGCGCCTGAACCCGGAAGACAACCGCGTCTACAAATGTACGCTGTGCGTTGACCGCGTGAATGTCGGCCAGGAGCCAGCCTGCGTGAAGACCTGTCCAACCGGTGCCATTCATTTTGGCTCCAAAGAGGACATGAAAACGCTGGCGGGCGAGCGCGTATCCGAGCTGAAAACCCGCGGTTACGACAACGCAGGCCTGTACGATCCGGCCGGAGTTGGCGGTACCCACGTGATGTACGTCCTGCACCACGCCGACAAGCCGAATCTGTATCACGGCCTGCCGGAGAACCCGGAGATCAGCGCCACGGTGAAATTCTGGAAAGGCATCTGGAAGCCGCTGGCCGCCGTCGGATTTGCCGCGACCTTCGCCGCGAGCATCTTCCACTATGTCGGTGTCGGTCCGAACCGCGCAGAAGAGGAAGACGACAACCTGCATGAAGAGAAAGACGAGGTGCGCAAATGA
- the fdoI gene encoding formate dehydrogenase cytochrome b556 subunit translates to MKRRDTIVRYTAPERINHWVTAFCFMLAAISGLGFFFPSFNWLMQILGTPQLARILHPFVGVVMFASFIIMFFRYWHHNLINRDDIFWAKNIRKIVVNEEVGDTGRYNFGQKCVFWAAIIFLVLLLASGVIIWRPYFAPAFSIPVIRFALMLHSFAAVALIVVIMVHIYAALWVKGTITAMVEGWVTKTWAKKHHPRWYREVRQKQEKSSE, encoded by the coding sequence ATGAAAAGACGTGACACCATCGTGCGCTACACGGCGCCGGAACGTATCAACCACTGGGTCACCGCCTTCTGCTTCATGCTGGCGGCGATAAGCGGGCTGGGGTTCTTTTTCCCCTCCTTCAACTGGCTGATGCAGATCCTCGGTACGCCGCAGCTGGCGCGCATCCTGCACCCGTTCGTCGGGGTGGTGATGTTCGCCTCGTTCATCATCATGTTTTTCCGCTACTGGCACCACAACCTAATCAATCGGGATGATATCTTTTGGGCGAAGAATATTCGTAAGATCGTCGTCAACGAGGAAGTAGGTGATACCGGACGCTATAACTTCGGCCAGAAATGCGTATTCTGGGCGGCGATTATCTTCCTGGTCCTGTTGCTGGCAAGTGGCGTGATCATCTGGCGTCCGTACTTTGCGCCTGCTTTCTCAATCCCGGTGATCCGATTTGCGTTAATGCTGCATTCATTTGCCGCAGTGGCGTTAATTGTGGTTATCATGGTGCATATCTACGCCGCCCTCTGGGTGAAAGGCACCATTACCGCGATGGTGGAAGGCTGGGTTACTAAGACGTGGGCGAAGAAACATCACCCGCGCTGGTACCGTGAAGTCCGCCAGAAACAGGAAAAGTCATCTGAATGA